Proteins encoded in a region of the Phacochoerus africanus isolate WHEZ1 chromosome 8, ROS_Pafr_v1, whole genome shotgun sequence genome:
- the TRAPPC3 gene encoding trafficking protein particle complex subunit 3 isoform X1 — MSRQANRGTESKKMSSELFTLTYGALVTQLCKDYENDEDVNKQLDKMGYNIGVRLIEDFLARSNVGRCHDFRETADVIAKVAFKMYLGITPSITNWSPAGDEFSLILENNPLVDFVELPDNHSSLIYSNLLCGVLRGALEMVQMAVEAKFVQDTLKGDGVTEIRMRFIRRIEDNLPAGEE, encoded by the exons AGCTCTGAGCTCTTCACCCTGACCTATGGGGCTCTGGTCACCCAGCTGTGCAAGGATTATGAAAATGACGAAGATGTGAATAAACAGCTGGACAAAAT GGGCTATAACATTGGAGTCCGACTGATTGAAGATTTCTTGGCACGGTCAAATGTCGGGAGGTGCCATGACTTTCGGGAAACTGCAGATGTCATTGCCAAG GTGGCGTTCAAGATGTATTTGGGCATCACTCCAAGCATCACCAATTGGAGCCCAGCTGGTGATGAATTCTCcctcattttggaaaataatcccTTGGTGGACTTTGTGGAACTTCCTGATAATCACTCATCCCTCATTTATTCCAATCTCTTGTGCGGGGTGTTACGAGGCGCCTTGGAGATG GTCCAGATGGCTGTGGAGGCCAAATTTGTCCAGGACACCCTGAAAGGAGATGGTGTGACAGAAATCCGGATGAGGTTCATCAGGCGGATTGAGGACAACCTCCCAGCTGGAGAGGAATGA
- the TRAPPC3 gene encoding trafficking protein particle complex subunit 3 isoform X2, translating into MGYNIGVRLIEDFLARSNVGRCHDFRETADVIAKVAFKMYLGITPSITNWSPAGDEFSLILENNPLVDFVELPDNHSSLIYSNLLCGVLRGALEMVQMAVEAKFVQDTLKGDGVTEIRMRFIRRIEDNLPAGEE; encoded by the exons AT GGGCTATAACATTGGAGTCCGACTGATTGAAGATTTCTTGGCACGGTCAAATGTCGGGAGGTGCCATGACTTTCGGGAAACTGCAGATGTCATTGCCAAG GTGGCGTTCAAGATGTATTTGGGCATCACTCCAAGCATCACCAATTGGAGCCCAGCTGGTGATGAATTCTCcctcattttggaaaataatcccTTGGTGGACTTTGTGGAACTTCCTGATAATCACTCATCCCTCATTTATTCCAATCTCTTGTGCGGGGTGTTACGAGGCGCCTTGGAGATG GTCCAGATGGCTGTGGAGGCCAAATTTGTCCAGGACACCCTGAAAGGAGATGGTGTGACAGAAATCCGGATGAGGTTCATCAGGCGGATTGAGGACAACCTCCCAGCTGGAGAGGAATGA